The Pedobacter roseus genome contains a region encoding:
- a CDS encoding AAA family ATPase: MELLIGRIAEKKILSEALASSSSELLAVFGRRRVGKTFLIRSVFRKQLIFELSGVHDANAAEQLLNFSKAIADALGSPLTPAAPKNWAEAFWQLREFAAPILKKRKAVIFFDEFPWLSSHKSGFLSAFEYFWNQWASQQPNLIVAICGSAATWMIKKVVNNKGGLHNRLTRKIRLLPFTLHETEQYLKSNNIHIDRYQILTIFMAMGGVPHYLKEIKKGESATQAIDRLCFTKDGLLSTEFANLYRSLFENADRHISVVKALAEKPSGLTRNEIIAVCNLQSGGTTSLLLEELVESGFITPHLPFQKNANQSIYKLSDEYSLFYLKFIEHSRATGAGTWLKKSSTSSWRSWSGYAFEGICMKHTDKIKQALGISGVFTETSAWRHAPKDGNGAQVDLLLDRQDNVISVCEMKFSNTEFAIDKAYAAELQYKLEIFRRQSKTKKALFLAMVTTYGVKNNMYSIGLVQNEVTMNDLFLP, translated from the coding sequence ATGGAATTACTTATTGGAAGAATAGCGGAGAAAAAAATATTATCAGAGGCGCTTGCCTCGTCCTCATCAGAGCTATTGGCGGTATTTGGCAGGAGAAGGGTCGGAAAAACTTTCCTGATCCGCTCAGTCTTCCGGAAACAGCTCATTTTTGAGCTTTCGGGAGTTCATGATGCTAATGCTGCCGAACAACTACTTAATTTTAGCAAGGCCATTGCAGATGCATTAGGTTCACCATTAACTCCTGCAGCTCCCAAGAACTGGGCAGAAGCTTTTTGGCAACTCAGAGAATTTGCAGCCCCTATACTTAAGAAAAGAAAAGCTGTAATTTTCTTTGACGAGTTCCCTTGGCTAAGTTCACATAAATCAGGCTTTCTTTCTGCATTTGAATATTTTTGGAACCAATGGGCCTCACAACAGCCGAATCTGATTGTTGCGATATGTGGATCTGCTGCCACCTGGATGATTAAAAAAGTTGTAAACAATAAAGGAGGCCTGCACAATCGGTTGACACGAAAAATACGCCTGTTACCTTTCACTTTGCATGAGACAGAACAGTACCTAAAAAGCAATAATATCCATATTGACCGTTACCAGATACTGACCATTTTTATGGCAATGGGCGGGGTGCCACATTATTTGAAAGAAATCAAAAAAGGGGAAAGTGCTACTCAGGCCATCGACAGGCTTTGCTTCACTAAGGATGGCCTCCTTTCAACAGAATTCGCAAACCTTTACCGCTCGCTGTTCGAAAACGCAGACAGGCACATTTCGGTAGTTAAAGCACTTGCAGAAAAACCATCAGGATTAACAAGAAACGAAATCATTGCGGTATGTAACCTGCAGAGTGGGGGGACTACCAGTCTTTTACTCGAGGAACTTGTGGAGTCTGGTTTCATTACTCCGCACCTGCCTTTTCAAAAGAATGCTAATCAGAGCATTTACAAACTCAGCGACGAATACAGCCTTTTCTATCTTAAATTTATCGAACATTCCCGTGCCACCGGTGCAGGCACATGGCTAAAAAAATCATCAACGTCTTCCTGGAGGAGCTGGAGTGGCTATGCCTTTGAAGGGATTTGCATGAAACATACCGACAAGATTAAGCAGGCACTGGGTATTTCCGGAGTATTTACTGAAACATCAGCCTGGCGACATGCTCCAAAAGATGGAAATGGTGCACAAGTCGATCTGTTGTTAGACAGACAAGATAATGTGATCAGCGTATGTGAAATGAAATTTTCAAATACTGAGTTCGCAATAGATAAAGCTTACGCTGCAGAGTTACAATACAAACTTGAGATATTCCGTCGGCAAAGCAAAACCAAAAAAGCATTATTTCTAGCCATGGTTACAACCTATGGTGTTAAAAATAATATGTATTCTATTGGCCTGGTGCAGAATGAAGTTACCATGAATGATTTGTTTTTGCCTTAG
- a CDS encoding choice-of-anchor I family protein: protein MNCKKLFGAILIASLAFAACKKDSTDDPIVDPPVEAVVPEKIDSFKETAFIDLGGEFASEISAYDPLTKRLFVVSNDGGTKVDIVDMSKYPTITKLQTLTFAVNAGINSVAVNNGLLAIALNGANPQGNGDVVVLKTSTLEEVKKITVGAMPDMVTFSPDGNYILSANEGEPNDAYTVDPKGTVSIINIKDNYSVKTLDFSAFESQKATLIAGGFRIYGLNASFTQDIEPEYIAVSSDSKKAYVTLQENNGVAEVDIVAGSITKINPLGTRDISQAENAFDVSDKDSKKVLGTWPIKAFYLPDAISYFTTGGNAYLALANEGDTRAWKGYDEEVRVKSLTLDPVKFPNAASLKLDENLGRLTISKAFGDTDGDGDYDELYATGGRSLSIINANTGALVANIGKDLEQRVIDAGKYDDDRSDNKGVEVEGVTVAQVNGQTLAFIGMERVDMIAVYDVTTPGSPKFVQLFSTGDAPEGLLFVKPKDSPNGRSLLIVSNEADGTVRFYQPDKI from the coding sequence ATGAACTGTAAAAAACTATTTGGTGCAATCCTTATTGCGTCGTTGGCATTTGCTGCCTGCAAAAAAGATTCAACTGATGATCCTATTGTAGATCCCCCTGTTGAAGCTGTTGTTCCTGAAAAAATCGATAGTTTTAAAGAAACGGCATTTATTGATTTAGGTGGAGAATTTGCTTCAGAAATTTCTGCTTACGATCCTTTAACCAAAAGATTGTTTGTAGTGAGCAATGATGGAGGGACGAAGGTTGATATTGTAGACATGAGTAAATACCCAACTATTACAAAATTGCAAACCTTAACTTTTGCAGTTAACGCTGGTATCAATAGTGTGGCGGTTAATAACGGTTTATTGGCAATAGCTTTAAATGGTGCAAATCCGCAGGGAAATGGTGATGTTGTGGTACTCAAAACTTCAACGTTGGAAGAAGTTAAAAAAATCACCGTAGGTGCCATGCCTGATATGGTTACTTTTAGTCCGGATGGAAATTACATTTTATCAGCTAATGAAGGCGAACCGAATGACGCTTATACCGTTGACCCAAAGGGAACCGTTTCAATTATCAACATCAAGGATAACTACTCGGTAAAAACATTGGATTTTTCTGCTTTCGAATCGCAGAAAGCCACTTTGATCGCAGGTGGTTTCAGGATTTATGGTTTAAATGCCAGTTTTACGCAGGATATCGAGCCTGAATATATTGCGGTAAGTTCAGATTCTAAAAAAGCTTATGTAACCTTACAGGAAAATAATGGTGTTGCGGAGGTTGATATTGTTGCAGGAAGCATTACTAAAATCAATCCATTGGGCACTAGAGATATCAGCCAGGCCGAAAATGCATTCGATGTAAGCGACAAAGACAGTAAAAAAGTTTTGGGCACTTGGCCAATTAAGGCTTTTTATCTGCCGGATGCCATTTCATACTTCACCACAGGTGGCAATGCTTATTTGGCTTTAGCCAATGAGGGCGATACCAGGGCATGGAAAGGTTATGACGAAGAAGTACGCGTGAAAAGTTTAACACTCGATCCTGTTAAATTCCCTAATGCTGCATCACTAAAATTAGATGAAAACCTGGGCAGATTAACTATAAGTAAAGCTTTTGGCGATACTGATGGCGATGGTGATTATGATGAATTATATGCAACAGGTGGAAGAAGTCTGAGCATTATTAACGCCAATACAGGTGCTTTGGTTGCCAATATTGGTAAAGATTTAGAGCAAAGGGTAATTGATGCAGGCAAATACGATGACGATCGTTCAGACAATAAAGGTGTAGAAGTAGAAGGTGTTACCGTTGCGCAGGTTAACGGACAAACACTGGCTTTTATCGGTATGGAGCGCGTAGATATGATTGCTGTTTACGATGTGACCACACCTGGTTCTCCTAAATTTGTGCAATTGTTCTCTACAGGTGATGCACCTGAAGGTTTACTCTTTGTAAAACCAAAAGACAGTCCTAACGGAAGAAGTTTATTAATCGTTTCAAATGAAGCTGATGGCACTGTTCGGTTCTATCAACCCGATAAAATATAG
- the thiD gene encoding bifunctional hydroxymethylpyrimidine kinase/phosphomethylpyrimidine kinase, giving the protein MNYINVLTIAGSDSGGGAGIQADLKTFSALGCFGTSVITAVTAQNTMGVRSVHGIPAEMIKDQLQAVLEDILPVAIKIGMINRAEVVQVIEKELKAYNQSVPVILDPVMVATSGHRLIEPDTVNQLVEKLFPIVRLVTPNIDEAIILSGQEIHNLDDMIAAGKKIVEKGAKAVLVKGGHLAGPIIYDVLISGSETPVVLESAFISSKNLHGTGCTLSSAIAAEMAKGNNLLSAIEIAKKYISNALKAGSEVKTGQGNGPLNHFFYPLKLIVQ; this is encoded by the coding sequence ATGAATTATATTAATGTATTAACCATAGCTGGTTCCGATAGTGGGGGTGGGGCTGGTATCCAGGCCGATTTAAAAACCTTTTCTGCTCTGGGCTGCTTTGGTACTTCTGTCATTACCGCGGTAACTGCCCAAAATACAATGGGAGTGAGGTCGGTACATGGTATTCCTGCAGAAATGATTAAAGATCAGCTGCAGGCCGTACTCGAAGATATATTGCCAGTAGCCATTAAAATCGGAATGATCAACCGTGCCGAAGTGGTACAGGTAATTGAAAAAGAGCTAAAAGCTTACAATCAATCCGTTCCTGTTATTTTAGATCCGGTAATGGTTGCTACCAGCGGTCACCGCTTAATCGAACCCGATACCGTTAACCAATTGGTGGAAAAATTGTTCCCCATCGTTAGGTTGGTTACACCAAATATAGATGAGGCCATAATTCTTTCGGGGCAAGAAATCCATAACCTCGATGATATGATTGCGGCAGGGAAGAAAATTGTGGAAAAAGGTGCAAAAGCAGTTTTGGTTAAAGGAGGTCATTTGGCTGGGCCGATTATTTACGATGTGCTCATTTCTGGTTCTGAAACTCCGGTGGTTTTAGAAAGTGCCTTTATTTCTTCTAAAAACCTGCATGGAACAGGCTGTACTTTATCATCAGCAATAGCTGCCGAAATGGCGAAAGGCAACAATTTGTTATCTGCAATTGAAATCGCAAAAAAATACATCAGCAATGCGTTAAAAGCTGGTAGCGAAGTAAAAACAGGGCAAGGCAACGGACCTTTAAATCATTTTTTTTACCCCCTAAAATTAATTGTACAATGA
- a CDS encoding DUF2306 domain-containing protein, with protein sequence MVKKGLWILFATFALLIGLYPMIYFLIDRKFGLLNSKSVELLSNTFWNIGFYTHIIFGGIALFIGWTQFSPKMRNRRMALHRKLGKFYVVAVLLSALAGIYIGFFATGGWVSSAGFICLGLIWFYTTLKAYIYIKNAEIEKHQKMMVYSYAACFAAVTLRIWLPILTIVYGDFSKAYLVVAWLCWIPNLIVAYLITRKIANQ encoded by the coding sequence ATGGTGAAAAAAGGATTATGGATTTTATTTGCAACTTTCGCATTGCTGATCGGACTTTATCCAATGATTTACTTTTTGATCGATAGAAAATTTGGATTGTTAAATTCAAAATCAGTTGAGTTGTTAAGCAATACTTTCTGGAACATTGGTTTTTATACGCATATCATTTTTGGTGGTATCGCTTTATTTATCGGTTGGACACAATTTAGTCCGAAAATGAGAAACAGGCGTATGGCATTACACCGAAAACTCGGTAAATTTTATGTCGTTGCGGTACTGCTTAGCGCATTAGCGGGTATTTATATTGGCTTTTTTGCAACAGGTGGATGGGTTTCTTCCGCTGGATTTATTTGTTTAGGCCTCATTTGGTTTTACACTACCCTAAAAGCTTATATATATATTAAAAATGCCGAAATTGAAAAACATCAAAAAATGATGGTTTATAGTTATGCGGCTTGTTTTGCTGCGGTAACATTAAGAATTTGGCTACCAATTTTGACTATAGTTTACGGCGATTTTTCAAAAGCCTACCTGGTTGTTGCCTGGTTATGCTGGATTCCAAATTTGATTGTTGCCTATTTAATCACCAGAAAAATCGCTAATCAATAA
- a CDS encoding esterase-like activity of phytase family protein, whose protein sequence is MKPIRQFFFVYALFAIVLSSCSVTKYAAVKQIETSISSVKFLDEYVMSLNLNFQNTVVGGLSGIDYDAAQNQYYLISDDPSQLSPARIYTAQIDLKADKIDTVRITGVKYLLQENGKQYPKYGTDKSVKPDGESVRYNPVTKQLIWSSEGERLFKNGDTTIVQPSLTFISTAGKFLDTIPLPKGFHFTKTESGPRKNALFEGLTYADHYKTLYASLEEPLYQDGPQSSFGYDKALTRILKFDVATKKNVAQYAYNLGALPVKPSVENDWNVNGISEILALNNHTLLVMERAWAKGHDDHTFLKLYQVDLNGAENEIDNASFLKNPPKPLTKKLLFDFDTLNRHIDNFEGVTFGPKLANGHHSLIFCVDNNFGKSQVQQFFLFEIIP, encoded by the coding sequence TTGAAACCCATACGCCAATTCTTCTTTGTTTATGCTCTTTTTGCTATTGTACTCTCCTCCTGCTCGGTAACAAAATATGCTGCGGTTAAGCAAATAGAAACCAGTATTTCGTCGGTTAAATTTCTGGATGAATACGTGATGTCCTTAAACTTAAATTTTCAAAATACGGTTGTAGGCGGTTTATCAGGGATTGATTACGATGCAGCACAAAATCAATATTACCTCATTAGTGATGATCCTTCGCAGTTAAGTCCTGCAAGGATTTACACTGCACAGATTGATCTTAAAGCAGATAAAATCGATACCGTCCGGATCACAGGAGTCAAGTATCTCCTACAGGAAAACGGAAAACAATACCCCAAATATGGCACGGATAAAAGTGTAAAACCCGATGGTGAATCGGTCCGTTATAATCCGGTTACCAAACAATTAATCTGGAGCAGCGAAGGTGAAAGATTGTTCAAAAATGGGGATACCACAATCGTTCAACCCAGTTTAACTTTTATTTCAACAGCAGGAAAATTTTTAGATACCATTCCGCTGCCGAAAGGTTTTCATTTTACTAAAACGGAGAGCGGTCCACGTAAAAATGCATTGTTTGAAGGTTTAACCTATGCCGATCATTATAAAACATTATATGCCAGTTTAGAAGAGCCCTTGTATCAGGATGGCCCGCAATCTTCTTTTGGCTATGATAAGGCTTTAACGCGGATTTTAAAGTTCGACGTGGCGACTAAAAAGAATGTGGCACAATATGCCTATAACCTTGGTGCTTTACCTGTTAAACCCAGTGTAGAAAACGACTGGAATGTAAATGGTATTTCAGAAATATTGGCACTTAACAATCACACACTTTTGGTTATGGAAAGGGCCTGGGCAAAAGGGCATGATGACCATACTTTTTTAAAACTTTACCAGGTTGATCTAAATGGTGCCGAAAATGAGATTGATAATGCATCGTTCCTCAAAAATCCGCCGAAGCCTTTAACCAAAAAACTACTTTTCGATTTCGATACTTTAAACAGGCATATCGATAATTTTGAAGGGGTAACTTTTGGTCCAAAACTTGCAAACGGACACCACTCTTTGATATTTTGTGTAGATAATAATTTTGGAAAATCGCAGGTGCAGCAGTTTTTTCTTTTCGAGATAATCCCATAA
- a CDS encoding TenA family protein yields MKWSEQAWESVKPIYNKILTMPFNTELSNGTLPKEKFIFYLAQDAYYLLEFGRTLSTISGRMQDAELVMAFAGFSTGAIFAERSLHESYFVEFGLPNKVEPSPATLLYTNYILSEAAYASVEVAAAAVLPCFWIYKAVGDHIFAQQNGDQNPYKRWIDMYAGLEFAAAVEKAITITDQLAEGANAATQQKMLSAFEMATRLEWMFWDSAYELEKWKI; encoded by the coding sequence ATGAAGTGGAGCGAACAGGCCTGGGAAAGCGTTAAACCCATCTATAACAAAATTTTAACCATGCCATTTAATACCGAGCTGAGCAATGGCACCCTGCCCAAAGAAAAATTTATCTTCTATTTGGCGCAGGATGCCTATTACCTTTTAGAGTTTGGGCGGACATTAAGTACCATTAGTGGGCGTATGCAAGATGCAGAACTGGTTATGGCTTTCGCCGGGTTTTCTACAGGGGCAATTTTTGCCGAGCGGAGTTTACACGAAAGTTATTTTGTAGAATTTGGTTTACCAAATAAAGTAGAGCCTTCACCTGCTACACTTTTATATACCAATTATATCCTCAGTGAGGCAGCTTATGCCAGTGTAGAAGTGGCTGCTGCAGCCGTTCTTCCTTGTTTCTGGATTTATAAAGCAGTAGGCGATCATATTTTCGCACAACAAAATGGTGATCAAAATCCCTATAAAAGATGGATCGATATGTATGCCGGGCTAGAATTTGCTGCTGCAGTAGAAAAAGCTATTACCATTACCGATCAATTGGCAGAAGGGGCCAACGCTGCAACCCAGCAGAAAATGCTAAGCGCATTCGAAATGGCAACCAGGCTCGAATGGATGTTTTGGGATAGTGCTTACGAACTGGAAAAATGGAAAATCTAA
- a CDS encoding bleomycin resistance protein, which produces MLTEINPKLPMRNKAVTRNFYVNQLGFKDIGSADFKEYLMVQKDQVQIHFFLVEALDPKENYGQVYIRTNDIDGLYQSMLDTKQSIHPNGSLQTKPWGQKEFAMLDPDSNLLTFGQEVY; this is translated from the coding sequence ATGCTTACAGAAATCAATCCAAAACTGCCCATGCGGAATAAAGCAGTTACCAGAAATTTTTATGTCAATCAGTTGGGTTTTAAGGACATCGGGAGCGCCGATTTTAAGGAATATCTGATGGTACAAAAAGACCAGGTACAGATTCACTTTTTTTTAGTCGAAGCACTCGATCCCAAAGAAAACTACGGACAGGTTTACATTCGTACCAATGATATAGACGGGCTGTACCAATCGATGTTGGATACAAAACAAAGCATCCACCCTAATGGAAGTTTGCAAACCAAACCCTGGGGACAGAAAGAATTTGCCATGCTTGATCCGGATAGTAATTTGCTTACTTTCGGGCAAGAGGTATATTAG
- a CDS encoding Crp/Fnr family transcriptional regulator, with protein sequence MMSAQEILASVGSFSAHDLLLFEEKTCRKIFKKNDLLLRQGEVCQSVYFILSGSFFQFQSDGIVETIIDLHLPEEWMYNHPSLIDQKPSDTTIKAFEDAEVIELSLYQLHELIARSQSFLHLSKIFDQTNHRTYLFDNALSPAQKYDYIKKAKPFIVQVFPVKMIASYLKIAPETLSRVRANY encoded by the coding sequence ATGATGTCAGCTCAGGAAATTTTAGCCAGTGTCGGATCATTTTCAGCCCATGATCTGCTTCTTTTTGAAGAAAAAACCTGCCGAAAAATATTTAAGAAAAATGATTTGTTATTGCGTCAAGGTGAGGTTTGTCAATCTGTTTATTTCATCTTATCGGGATCTTTCTTTCAGTTTCAATCTGATGGTATAGTTGAAACAATCATCGATCTGCACCTGCCCGAAGAATGGATGTACAATCACCCAAGTTTGATAGATCAAAAACCATCGGACACAACAATTAAGGCATTTGAGGATGCGGAGGTTATCGAATTGAGTTTGTACCAGCTGCATGAGCTCATTGCCAGGTCGCAATCTTTTTTACATCTCAGTAAGATTTTTGACCAAACTAATCACCGGACCTATCTTTTCGACAATGCATTAAGTCCTGCCCAAAAATATGATTATATTAAAAAAGCCAAACCATTCATTGTACAGGTTTTTCCGGTTAAAATGATTGCTTCCTATCTTAAAATAGCGCCCGAAACGCTAAGCAGGGTTAGGGCAAACTATTGA
- a CDS encoding MFS transporter codes for MEESTQGKEILVNQENTPVFAQSSPKQVRLAISAFYFMQGVCFASWASRIPTFKASMGLNDAELGSILFALPAGQIITMFFSAKLTTHFGSKKMLRATAPLYAIALTFLALASTGWQLAAFLVLFGITGNLCNIALNTQGVAGENYYGKPIMSSFHGAWSIGNLTGALIALGLVNLKLGMYTHFWIIALISLTNVVFSSKKLLNYNKPDVPVEKTKFFTMPQGILVLLGVIAFCSMATEGTMFDWSAIYFEDVVKLPHNRAIIGYASFMFMMASGRFLGVYLISKFGRKNLLQISGAIISIGMALAVIFPNIIVAIFGFMLIGLGVSSIVPMVYSIAGNNKKVPAGKAITMVSSIGYFAFLFGPPLIGYVSQLSSLRYSFGIISVFGLLITFLVTKIKAIN; via the coding sequence TTGGAAGAAAGTACGCAAGGCAAGGAAATTTTAGTTAACCAAGAAAATACACCTGTATTTGCACAAAGCTCTCCAAAACAAGTCCGTTTAGCCATATCAGCCTTTTATTTTATGCAAGGGGTCTGTTTTGCAAGTTGGGCCAGTAGAATACCCACTTTTAAAGCTTCGATGGGTTTAAATGATGCAGAATTAGGCTCTATTCTATTTGCATTGCCAGCAGGACAGATCATTACCATGTTTTTTTCTGCAAAACTCACCACACATTTCGGTAGTAAAAAAATGCTCAGGGCAACTGCGCCACTATATGCAATTGCCTTAACTTTTTTGGCCCTGGCAAGTACCGGTTGGCAGTTGGCCGCTTTTTTGGTGTTATTTGGCATTACCGGTAACCTTTGCAACATTGCCTTAAATACGCAGGGTGTTGCAGGCGAAAATTATTATGGCAAGCCGATTATGAGTTCTTTCCACGGTGCCTGGAGCATTGGGAACTTAACCGGAGCGCTAATTGCACTTGGTTTGGTGAATTTAAAATTAGGGATGTATACCCATTTTTGGATTATTGCCTTAATATCTTTAACCAATGTGGTGTTTAGCTCAAAAAAATTATTGAACTATAACAAACCTGATGTACCTGTAGAGAAAACAAAATTCTTTACCATGCCACAAGGTATCTTAGTGTTATTAGGGGTTATCGCTTTTTGCAGTATGGCCACCGAAGGTACAATGTTCGATTGGAGTGCCATTTACTTTGAAGATGTAGTGAAATTGCCCCATAATAGAGCTATTATCGGTTACGCTTCGTTTATGTTTATGATGGCCAGCGGAAGGTTTTTAGGCGTTTATCTGATCAGTAAATTCGGACGTAAAAACCTGTTGCAAATTAGCGGTGCCATTATATCAATTGGTATGGCCCTGGCCGTAATATTTCCCAATATTATTGTCGCTATTTTTGGTTTTATGCTTATCGGTCTGGGTGTTTCCAGTATCGTGCCCATGGTGTACAGTATAGCTGGTAATAACAAAAAAGTGCCTGCTGGTAAGGCCATTACCATGGTTTCGAGTATCGGGTATTTTGCTTTCCTGTTTGGTCCGCCTTTAATTGGTTATGTTTCGCAATTATCGAGTTTACGTTATTCTTTCGGGATTATTTCCGTTTTTGGCCTGCTGATTACTTTTTTGGTCACAAAAATAAAAGCTATAAACTAA
- the lpdA gene encoding dihydrolipoyl dehydrogenase → MQYDVVVIGSGPGGYVGAIRCAQLGLKTAVVEKYKTFGGTCLNVGCIPSKALLDSSEHFHNAAHTFTTHGINLKDLKVDMKQMIARKDDVVAQNTAGITYLFKKNKIDSFEGVGSFVDKNTILVTKADGSTETLSAKNVIIATGSKPTALPFLPIDKKRIITSTEALNIKEVPKTMVVIGGGVIGLELGSVYARLGTKVSVVEFLPSIIGTMDAGLGKELQRVLKKTLGMEFYMGHKVTGATTKGKTVTVTAETPKGETISLEADYCIVAVGRTAYSEGLGLDKIGITVEERGKKIPVNEHLETSVKGVYAIGDVITGAMLAHKAEDEGTYVAETIAGQKPHINYNLIPGVVYTWPEVASVGLTEEQLKEKGVKYKAGSFPFKASGRAKASMDTDGFIKVLADAATDEVLGVHMIGPRAADMIAEAVIAMEFRASAEDIARTCHAHPTYTEALKEAALAATDNRAIHI, encoded by the coding sequence ATGCAATACGATGTCGTTGTTATCGGTTCAGGGCCGGGCGGTTATGTAGGCGCAATCCGTTGTGCTCAGTTAGGTTTAAAAACTGCAGTAGTAGAAAAATATAAAACTTTTGGAGGTACTTGCCTAAATGTGGGCTGTATTCCATCTAAGGCTTTGTTAGATTCTTCAGAGCATTTCCACAACGCTGCCCATACATTTACCACTCACGGTATCAACTTAAAAGATTTAAAAGTTGATATGAAACAAATGATCGCCCGTAAAGACGATGTTGTTGCTCAAAATACAGCTGGTATCACTTATTTGTTCAAGAAAAACAAAATCGATTCTTTCGAAGGTGTGGGTTCTTTTGTAGATAAAAATACTATCCTGGTAACCAAAGCTGATGGTTCTACCGAAACTTTGTCTGCTAAAAACGTAATCATTGCTACAGGTTCTAAACCAACAGCTTTACCATTTTTACCAATCGATAAAAAACGCATCATTACCTCAACCGAAGCTTTAAATATTAAAGAAGTACCAAAAACGATGGTGGTTATCGGTGGTGGTGTAATCGGCCTGGAATTAGGTTCGGTTTATGCCCGTTTAGGTACAAAAGTTTCTGTTGTAGAATTTTTACCATCTATCATCGGCACCATGGATGCTGGTTTGGGTAAAGAACTTCAACGTGTTTTAAAGAAAACGTTAGGCATGGAGTTTTACATGGGCCATAAAGTTACCGGCGCTACCACGAAAGGTAAAACCGTAACCGTTACTGCTGAAACACCAAAAGGCGAAACCATTTCTTTAGAAGCTGATTACTGTATCGTAGCTGTTGGCCGTACCGCATATAGCGAAGGTTTAGGTTTAGATAAAATCGGAATCACCGTAGAAGAAAGAGGTAAAAAAATTCCGGTTAACGAGCATTTAGAAACTTCGGTTAAAGGTGTTTATGCCATTGGTGATGTTATCACAGGAGCCATGTTGGCGCACAAAGCAGAAGATGAAGGTACTTACGTTGCCGAAACCATAGCCGGCCAAAAACCACATATCAATTATAACTTAATCCCTGGTGTGGTTTATACCTGGCCAGAAGTTGCTTCTGTAGGTTTAACCGAAGAGCAATTGAAGGAAAAAGGCGTAAAATATAAAGCAGGTTCGTTCCCGTTCAAAGCCAGCGGACGTGCGAAAGCGAGTATGGATACAGATGGTTTCATTAAAGTTTTGGCTGATGCTGCTACTGATGAAGTTTTAGGCGTACACATGATTGGTCCACGTGCTGCTGATATGATAGCTGAAGCCGTTATTGCAATGGAATTCCGTGCATCTGCTGAAGATATTGCACGTACCTGCCACGCTCACCCAACGTATACCGAAGCGTTAAAAGAAGCAGCTCTTGCTGCAACTGATAACAGGGCGATTCATATTTAA
- a CDS encoding HAD family hydrolase, protein MSKIKALLFDLDGTLIDSEKFHFDCWNTFLCPYNVNIEFKDWLSNYAGIPLPKNAKTIIDRYKINEDLDSFIDRREKITFDGFRTTDIELMPYALEFVQFVYEKGLILAVVTASPKIDVEAVFERNGLARYFSLFITRTDVSKSKPDPESYNLCVERLGVAKEECIVFEDTINGVKSALAAGITCYAIQNNVRAHQKLKIADELFLSFANAKEFMLQKELI, encoded by the coding sequence ATGAGTAAGATAAAAGCCCTGCTTTTCGATTTAGACGGTACATTAATTGATTCGGAGAAATTTCATTTCGATTGTTGGAATACATTTTTATGCCCCTATAATGTGAACATCGAATTTAAAGATTGGCTAAGCAATTATGCGGGGATTCCGCTGCCGAAAAATGCAAAAACCATTATAGATCGCTATAAAATTAATGAAGATTTAGACAGCTTTATTGATAGAAGAGAAAAAATAACCTTTGATGGTTTTAGAACAACTGATATTGAGTTAATGCCTTACGCCTTAGAATTTGTGCAGTTTGTTTATGAAAAAGGACTTATACTTGCGGTGGTTACAGCCAGTCCGAAAATTGATGTTGAAGCTGTATTTGAGCGAAATGGTTTGGCCAGGTATTTCAGTTTGTTTATTACGAGAACTGATGTAAGCAAATCAAAACCCGATCCCGAAAGTTACAACCTCTGCGTGGAACGCTTAGGTGTAGCGAAAGAGGAATGCATTGTTTTTGAAGATACCATAAATGGTGTTAAATCGGCCCTTGCTGCTGGCATTACTTGTTACGCTATACAGAATAATGTGCGTGCACATCAAAAACTAAAAATCGCTGATGAGCTGTTCCTCAGTTTTGCCAATGCCAAAGAGTTTATGCTGCAAAAGGAATTGATTTAG